The window AAAAACGAAGTTGGATATTTTTGAAAAAGAGATAATAAATTAATTTCAATAATAACTAAGGAATTATGAAAATATAACTTATAAATTTCAGTTTGGGAATTGATCTATAGTTCCATTTCCCCTAATAACCATTCTTGGAAACAAAACCCCTTGATATTATATTTGAATCATTCCTAAGGAATTTTGATCTCGCTTTCGAACGACAATATTATCTCTGGAAATACGGCTAATGAGACCTTCAGGGGCATTCATCTTGACTCCTCTGACGGGAATACGGTTTCAGACAATACTGTTGCCTCAAATAGTGTTTCCGGTGTATTCATGTGTGCTGGAAGCGACAGTGAACATGAGCGTCAGTAACGAGAACGGCACTAATTCAAAAACTGCTACAATTGTTGTTATGAAAGCAGAAAGCGTGAATAACGGGCTTCATGTAGCAGATTTTAGCACTAATGTCACCAGCGGGTACGCTCCACTTTCTGTCCTGTTCACGGACATTTCACAAAACGCAACCGGAATAGGGGGGATTTTAACAATGACGGATTGGCTGACGTGAGCTCTGGAACCGTGGTCTACGTGTACACTTTTCCAGGAAGATATACAGTTACCCTAACCGCGGCTAACGAAAATTGCACCACGTCAAAAACTGTTACAAATCCCTAACTTTCCTGACCAGGCATGGGAAACGCGAATTGTTAAAGCCTCAATTCCGTGAGTTTTCCTTTGAAACTCAGATTTTTGAGAAATATTCAAGAGTTGAAAAGGTCATCTTAGCCGCTGTAGCGGAATCTTACCTGCTGGGAGTTTTCACCCGAAGTGTGGAAAAGATCATGACTGCTTTAGGCGCAGGAGAAATCTCAGCATCTTCTGTTTTCAGAATTACCAAAGAAATGGATGAAAGGGTTGAAGACTTCCTCTCAAAAGAAATAGCCAGATATTACTAAAAATGAGGATTTTTTTGAGGATATTTGTGTGATTTAATTATCACAGTGAATATATAAAAATGAGGGTTCTAAAAATTAAAAGTGGTAAGTAAACTTTTAACTTAGTCAACTTTTAACTCATTCAAATCATCTAATAACAATATTGTTATGAACCCACAACTTCTCAGAATGACCTTTGCACTTGATAGTCATACAACTAATATAATAACCAGTCGTTGGGAACTTGTGTACCGGATTTTTTAGTTCTGGGGTTATTGTTGTTCCTTCGAGATGGGATCCATCTCCAAATTCCCAGGCGATATAAGTCTCATCACCCATTGATAGATCTTTAAATTGCACCATTCGTGGATCAGTAGTTGAAGCGGGTACTA is drawn from Methanosarcina lacustris Z-7289 and contains these coding sequences:
- a CDS encoding NosD domain-containing protein; the protein is MISLSNDNIISGNTANETFRGIHLDSSDGNTVSDNTVASNSVSGVFMCAGSDSEHERQ
- a CDS encoding PKD domain-containing protein, which translates into the protein MKNNSKSIWRIKVSVFTVLLVLTLLSTAASASVSVTRTPLGAGTPPATIHLSSGGNSIGYTVVPASTTDPRMVQFKDLSMGDETYIAWEFGDGSHLEGTTITPELKNPVHKFPTTGYYISCMTIKCKGHSEKLWVHNNIVIR